GTTACAAAATCGCCTACCCCACCAAAGACTTAATTTGTGGACGACTCCTTTTCAGAAGCATATTCAGTCAAAGTAGTCAACCAAATTtgacaactaaaattttttgttgctaatTTTACTCACATGACTGGGTCCTCACATCCTGGATCTAAATGACGATCTGTCAATTTTGGCACAAGTCGAACAACATTAGCCTTGGCCAAATCAAAAAGGTTTTGCAGATGCTTCCACAATATTATTTTACCATCAGATAAAATgtcatgttttattaaataatttctaacattttttatgaGATGTGGTGgatcaaatattatataaatttttgcccCTGTAGTTTGATGGTGACATTtgttgatttaataataaatattctaaaatttagaGAGCTCTAATAATACAACTCTAATATCCTAAAAATTCTGTCCAATTTTTTCATGGTATTTACTCGCATTTTTAGTAAGGCCTTATTTGCCTTATTGGAAGACCCAGATTCTAGGGttccaaaagattttttaagaaatattaaaatagtgcTTATGGCaggtattaaaaaaactcttgtaaacattttgaaagcTTGTGTATCACAATACATGATCCttaaagctaaaattttatctataacagcccgttttcttttttaacacgATTATTCATACgtaattgatttttaagttgggtgtaagttaaatttttttttagataaatcaaCCAACTTTAAATTCTTGAGTTATTTttcaagtcaataaaaaaacctataaaaatcCTAACTTAagataaataagataaatttagattatttgtactactatttttaacatttaatttaattcaaatttagtttttgtaaatgaaGTCTGTTTGTGGGCTGTTTtctctttaaatttaatagtgcTCTTTTACCACCATTATTGGCAAGATAGTATTGGGAAGAATTAACATGTTCACTACAAATAGTATAGTTAAGATTAAGTTCTTCACATGATTTTGTATCGAAATCAAGACCTCGATACAAAATCACGTGAAGAACTTAATCTCGACAAATTACGCTTGCATCCAAAAGTTTTCTAAAGTTTGCATCTAAATAATAGGTTAAACCTAATTAGTTTAGTGAAATTATTTGCATCAAacaatgtataaatttatacgTCATAACatttaacattgttttcaaggcttctaaaaattttagatatattagttatttaataaacttgattttattaacaattacttaCATATCATTTGGAAATCTAAAAGAAGATATTACTTCCAACATTCTTTTCACACAACTGATGACTGAACAAAAGGCTGGCATACTTAATAttataagtgttttaaaaagtaactttgttcttaaaaagcaaaattcaataatattataatatacaacaTATTTAGTagacaataaatttatgttgtttataatATGGTTCCGCAAGACATCCCATAACCAAATGTACAGccaattaaacataaatatatggATTTTTAGCCGAGTTGGCAGGCATTGCTAAAAACTAAAGTAGTTTGTAATTGTGACACTTCAAGTTAGAATTgaaaaaatagcaatattaaattaaaatgaaaatatgacaataaaattagtgaaattttAGGTTTAtcacaaaacaatttaaaaattttcaaaacaatttttgttgttgttaactttaaaatataaaattgttttaaccaTCACCACCTCCCCCACTTTACACCATTTTTCaacatcattttattttttgtttctttttgtaattaaagtCCTTGagttattatatatcattggtACATGAACATCTGACCATAAACATTAACGCCCTGAAAAAGTACTTCTGATGATGAAAGTATTCTAATAAaccaaacagtataaaaaaatcAGCCATAATTTTATCGCTTCcgataaaattatctttatttaagtatgaacattgataaaaaaaacaacattaaaatgcCTTCAGAggatattaaaaacaatgtaaagCATTTGCTGCAAAGACTTTATATTTGTcctactattttatatttagtgttCTTATTGGAATCTTagtgaaatataaatacataaagaTTATGAAATGGATCTATCCAActagaaacttttaaaacaaaacataagaTACCTTTTGTAATTGATATTAAGACTAGCAGTTAAACATGGTCCAAAACACCTTTCAGCTAAAATACCAGTTATTTCATCGTGATGAGTTGCAATAAGACCTCCATGAactattcttataaaaaagaaaaagaaatatttttttctttatttaaaaattgtttataatgaataatatataaatattaaatgcataatactaaattttattatttaaaatattattttaaacaaattaaataaaaaaaatttgaaagtattcaataaatataataaaaacattgaataaacataatatattcaataaatataatatacccTGATCCATTGTTTGACCATGGTCCATATGTTGCAGACCATTTAGCAGCCTGTTCTTTGACAGAAAAATACATGGATCcgtaaaagattttttcattaCCAAAgttaaagtaagtttttatttcaccagtttgttttttaaatataaatctctCCCAATTATTACTTTGGGCATACTtctctaataataaattactcTCTTTAGCTTTTTCTGACCAAGTATAATCAGGAATGTCTAATCTTTCCATAGTGAAggataatataattttttgacagaactatttaagtttgatttaaaacaaatgcaatgcaatattaaatacttgtactataaataaaactacaaaccataaaaaaatagtaaaaaacaataatttatattttacttgaCACATTTAATTATAAACGTGCACAACtaaattttactaaactttcatgttattttttgatgttgtatatatatatatatattgttgtgaTATTGTATACTTTCATGTAATTGTTGATTTATAAGTTTTCtaaattaaacacaaaataataCGCTTAAATAGATTAGGAACCTATTAGGTTTAGCTTTTTCTgagaaaaacgtttttcaacTATAGGTGTAAGGGTCATTGGATTAAGTTAAGaacttacttaaaaataatttaatttgcatACCTAAATATGCAGTAGATCGATATaaacgtatgtatgtatgtatatatacatatatatgtatatatatatatatacatatatatatatatatatatacatatatatacatacatacatatatatatatatatatatatatatatatatatatatatatatatatatatatatatatatatatatatatatatatatatatatatatgtatatatatatatgtatatatatatatatatatatatatatatatatatatatatatatatatatatatatatatatatatatatatatacacacacacatatatatatatatatacatatatatatatataaatatatatatataaatatatatacatatatatatataggcatcCCCACACAATTACATATATTGATTTATATCATAAGTGAATTACTAAGAGTTTAATGGACTGTactttaaaattacataatataCTTGGGTTCTTAGCATTTATACTTGCAATATActcacacatacacacacataaacataaacacacacatatatttaaacaacttttttaaaacctagttaaaaacgtttaacaaatagagtatttgtaaaataaaataatactttcttTAACAGAAGCACAGGCTGATactagtttttgaaaaatttgttatcaatttcaatttttgaattcatgcagttttgtttttaactttgcTACAAGAATGATTCCTTGTCAACCAATATAAATAAAGCAGATGCATCACCTACCAATTTGTTAGTTTCAAAGCTAATTACTTtactttcaagaaaaaattttctccCTTTCACTTTTACAACCTTGCACTCAAACAAAAATGTTGATCCGACTGGCATAGgactaaaacaaaacaagaaaaaaaaaattactactaaaAAAAGTAGCAACCCAGTATGCAGTATTCCGTAATTCagtatgtttaataataaaaaaaaatacaagaataacaaaaaaatatatattaatccTTTCCTCTCATAAATTTTAGACATACTTATGTTTCTAAATAAGAGTTCTTAATGTAACTTATTATGAGTTAATGCATATCAAAACTTGTCAAGAATATGCTTTTTGAAGTGGTTTATGTAGTTTTGTATATGTCATTTGTATTTTTGACTTCacatttataatttgtttttaaaattttgtatatgaAAACCTCTTAAACTTGCTTTCATCtttaaaatctgattttttcaaatcagattttaaaaataacaacaacaacaaaaaataacaacaacaataaaaaataagaacaacaacaacaacaaaaaaaaataacaataacaacaaaaaaataacaaccacaaaaataacaacaacgaaaaaaaaaaaaacaacaaaaaattaacaaaaaataaagatttt
This portion of the Hydra vulgaris chromosome 13, alternate assembly HydraT2T_AEP genome encodes:
- the LOC136090238 gene encoding acyl-coenzyme A thioesterase THEM4-like; the protein is MERLDIPDYTWSEKAKESNLLLEKYAQSNNWERFIFKKQTGEIKTYFNFGNEKIFYGSMYFSVKEQAAKWSATYGPWSNNGSGIVHGGLIATHHDEITGILAERCFGPCLTASLNINYKSPMPVGSTFLFECKVVKVEGRKIFLENKIISFESNKVVGDASALYVLVDKESSL
- the LOC101238603 gene encoding acyl-coenzyme A thioesterase THEM4 isoform X2 — protein: MEQVHGSLIATHHDAITGILTENCFGSCLTASLNVNYKSPMPVGSTFLFECKVVKVKGRKFFLESKVISFETNKLVGDASALFILVDKESFL